From Dehalococcoidales bacterium, the proteins below share one genomic window:
- a CDS encoding bifunctional GNAT family N-acetyltransferase/acetate--CoA ligase family protein gives MAEEAAGLYPAQYETEVLLKDGMRLMLRPIWRDDIDQWLSFISRLSERTLYLRFHHVPKLGREDAVRFCTVDYHNTFAFVAEKMKGSRREIIAIGRYYRLPNKTSAEVAFVIEDAYHGRGIGTKLIEWLANVARDNGINVFEADVLLENDEMMSVFRDYGFHITSALEEGVYHVVFPIARTKIVVKKEEERERFSTLASLRYVLSPRSMAVIGASRRPGTIGQLLFQCIMQNRFSGVVYPVNPKAESVMSVRTYPSILDVPGDVDLAIVVVPAPQVVKVVDECGSKGVRALIVISDGFSESGAEGAARERELRSVALGYGMRLVGPNCMGVINTAPTISMNASFSPIYPPHGNVAFLSQSGAMGLAVLDYARSVDMGISGFASVGNSADISANDFLQYWEEDPSTRVLLLYLESFGNPRSFGRIARRVSAAKPIVAVKSGRTAAGSRAASSHTGALATSEVASGALFRQAGIIRVDTMGELFDVATLLSGQPVAKGRRVVVVTNGGGPGILAADACEQHGLQLPELSEETKGKLKSVLRRRIPLNNPLDTTAGAVGEEFEEILKVLAQDKDNDAVIVIFLPPLFIDPVEMEDALRKVAPLFLKKGKPLLVCAMGQQGFKGKLGSQDQFVPCYPFPEDAVLALARATEYGDWVRRPKGKEVKFTGIKRSRARRIVESALTGTTKRPLWLSADEIKELLSCYGIRVAETVMAKTESEAGKAASRIGFPVAVKLASATITHKTDVGGVVLGLKSDKEVEEAFRDIRSKLAGIGRQDEMDGVIVQKMVKGGTEAIVGVTQDPLFGPLIMFGLGGVYAELLKDIVVRLHPLTDLDAKELISSVKMAKLFAGFRGDPPSDVAALEDLLLRISALVEDVPELAEMDLNPVKVMAQGKGYWVVDARATLK, from the coding sequence ATGGCTGAGGAAGCAGCAGGGTTATATCCGGCCCAGTATGAAACCGAGGTTTTGCTCAAGGATGGCATGCGCCTTATGCTAAGGCCAATATGGCGTGATGACATAGATCAATGGCTCTCTTTCATATCACGGCTCAGCGAGCGTACTCTCTATTTGCGATTTCATCATGTCCCCAAGCTGGGGCGCGAAGATGCCGTCCGTTTCTGTACGGTGGACTATCATAACACCTTTGCCTTTGTTGCCGAGAAGATGAAGGGCAGTCGCCGGGAAATAATAGCGATCGGACGTTACTACCGTCTACCTAATAAGACCTCTGCTGAGGTAGCTTTCGTAATCGAAGACGCCTATCACGGTCGGGGCATCGGCACCAAGCTCATCGAGTGGCTGGCTAACGTGGCCCGGGATAACGGTATCAACGTCTTTGAAGCGGACGTGCTGCTGGAAAACGACGAAATGATGAGCGTTTTCCGCGACTACGGTTTCCACATTACCAGTGCCCTTGAAGAGGGCGTCTACCATGTCGTCTTTCCCATAGCACGCACAAAGATAGTGGTGAAGAAGGAGGAGGAAAGGGAGCGTTTTTCGACGCTCGCTTCACTGCGCTATGTCTTATCGCCACGCTCGATGGCGGTAATCGGAGCCTCCAGGAGGCCCGGTACCATCGGGCAGCTCCTCTTCCAGTGTATTATGCAGAACCGTTTTTCCGGAGTGGTCTATCCGGTTAACCCCAAAGCCGAATCGGTGATGTCGGTCCGGACTTATCCCTCGATACTTGACGTACCGGGCGATGTCGATCTGGCCATCGTAGTCGTGCCGGCGCCACAGGTGGTTAAGGTAGTTGATGAGTGCGGCAGTAAAGGAGTACGGGCGCTCATCGTTATCTCGGACGGATTCAGCGAAAGCGGCGCCGAAGGAGCCGCCCGTGAGCGTGAGCTCCGTTCGGTCGCCCTGGGATACGGGATGCGGCTGGTCGGGCCGAACTGTATGGGCGTGATCAACACGGCTCCGACCATCAGCATGAATGCCAGCTTCTCGCCGATCTATCCCCCGCACGGTAACGTTGCCTTTCTATCCCAGAGCGGTGCTATGGGCCTGGCTGTTCTCGACTATGCCCGGAGCGTCGATATGGGCATCTCCGGTTTTGCCAGTGTCGGCAACAGTGCCGATATCTCGGCCAATGACTTTTTGCAGTACTGGGAGGAGGACCCGTCGACCCGAGTGCTGCTGCTCTATCTGGAGTCGTTCGGCAATCCGCGCAGCTTCGGCCGTATCGCCCGCAGGGTCTCTGCCGCCAAGCCGATAGTTGCCGTTAAGAGCGGCCGGACTGCGGCCGGGTCGCGGGCGGCATCGTCGCACACCGGGGCCCTGGCTACCTCCGAAGTAGCCTCCGGGGCCCTGTTCCGCCAGGCGGGTATCATCCGGGTCGATACCATGGGAGAGCTCTTCGATGTGGCCACGCTGCTTTCCGGTCAGCCGGTGGCAAAGGGCCGCCGGGTGGTTGTGGTCACCAACGGAGGCGGTCCGGGCATTCTGGCTGCCGATGCCTGCGAGCAGCACGGCTTGCAGTTGCCCGAGCTCAGCGAGGAGACCAAGGGCAAGCTGAAGTCAGTGCTGCGGCGGAGGATTCCCCTCAATAACCCCCTCGATACCACGGCGGGGGCGGTCGGAGAGGAGTTCGAGGAAATCCTCAAGGTGCTGGCGCAGGATAAGGATAACGATGCCGTCATTGTGATCTTCCTGCCGCCGCTGTTTATCGACCCCGTGGAAATGGAGGATGCGCTTCGCAAGGTAGCGCCTCTCTTCCTCAAGAAAGGCAAGCCCTTGCTGGTCTGTGCTATGGGACAACAGGGCTTTAAGGGCAAGCTGGGTTCTCAAGATCAGTTTGTGCCCTGCTACCCCTTCCCGGAGGATGCTGTTCTGGCCCTGGCCCGGGCTACCGAATACGGTGACTGGGTACGGCGTCCCAAGGGCAAGGAGGTCAAGTTTACCGGCATCAAACGGAGCCGGGCGCGCAGAATAGTGGAATCGGCATTGACCGGTACCACCAAGCGACCGCTCTGGCTTTCTGCCGATGAGATTAAGGAGCTGCTTTCCTGCTACGGAATACGGGTTGCCGAGACGGTGATGGCGAAAACGGAGTCCGAGGCGGGTAAAGCGGCCTCGCGCATCGGCTTCCCGGTGGCGGTCAAGCTGGCCTCGGCTACCATTACCCACAAGACCGATGTCGGCGGGGTGGTGCTGGGTCTTAAGTCGGACAAAGAGGTTGAGGAAGCCTTCCGGGATATTCGGAGCAAACTGGCTGGAATCGGCCGCCAGGACGAGATGGACGGGGTTATCGTACAGAAGATGGTCAAGGGCGGTACCGAAGCCATTGTCGGTGTCACCCAGGACCCCCTGTTCGGGCCGCTGATCATGTTCGGTCTGGGCGGGGTATACGCCGAGTTGCTTAAGGATATCGTGGTCCGGCTGCACCCGCTTACCGATCTGGATGCCAAAGAGCTGATCAGCTCGGTCAAGATGGCCAAGCTGTTTGCCGGCTTCAGGGGCGACCCCCCCAGCGACGTTGCCGCCCTCGAGGACCTGCTGCTCAGAATCTCGGCGCTGGTCGAGGATGTCCCCGAGCTTGCCGAGATGGACCTTAATCCGGTCAAGGTGATGGCGCAGGGCAAGGGCTACTGGGTGGTCGATGCCCGGGCGACGCTGAAGTAA
- a CDS encoding MBL fold metallo-hydrolase, with product MKIKLTFLGAAQSVTGSRYLLEANGTRILIDCGLFQEREFLSRNWELFPVAAGSIDAVLLTHAHLDHCGFIPRIYREGFRGRVISTHATADIAEVMLLDSAKLQEEDAEFKKKRHQREGRRGRYPEVPLYTVDDAEESLTCFSSRVKYAETVGVGDGIEAGFYDAGHVLGSAMIKLTVSAGGGKRTIVFSGDIGRWHVPILRDPTLFPEADYVLVESTYGSRLHGEQAGVAGDLAEIINSTYHAGGHIVIPSFALERAQEILYHLNELLVGGKIPHLPVYLDSPMAIKITEIFKDYPAVYDRDMTRLLELNRSPFRFPGLKMTTSTDDSKAINTLNHPAIIIAGSGMCTGGRIKHHLVNNISRPESTILFIGYQAHGTLGRHIVEGSPEVRILGQKRRVRARIEQLDGLSAHADRDELIKWLSAFEHTPRQAFVTHGDAKVTKDFASHIRNKLGWRVSPPKYRSQVILD from the coding sequence ATGAAGATAAAGCTGACTTTTCTGGGCGCAGCCCAAAGCGTAACCGGCTCCCGCTACCTGCTGGAAGCCAACGGCACCCGAATCCTGATCGACTGCGGCCTTTTTCAGGAGCGGGAGTTTCTCTCCCGGAACTGGGAGCTGTTTCCCGTTGCGGCCGGCAGCATCGATGCCGTACTGCTCACTCACGCTCACCTCGACCACTGCGGCTTTATTCCCCGCATATACCGCGAGGGATTCCGCGGCCGGGTGATATCCACCCATGCCACCGCCGATATTGCCGAGGTGATGCTGCTTGATTCGGCAAAGCTGCAGGAAGAGGATGCCGAGTTCAAGAAAAAGCGACATCAGCGTGAAGGCAGAAGAGGCCGCTACCCGGAGGTTCCCCTCTATACGGTCGACGATGCCGAGGAGTCCCTGACCTGTTTTTCTTCCCGGGTAAAATACGCCGAGACGGTCGGCGTTGGCGACGGCATAGAAGCCGGTTTTTACGATGCCGGGCACGTTCTGGGCTCGGCGATGATCAAGCTCACCGTTAGCGCGGGTGGCGGGAAAAGGACGATCGTATTCTCCGGCGACATCGGCCGCTGGCACGTTCCCATACTGCGCGACCCGACCCTGTTTCCCGAGGCGGACTACGTACTGGTTGAGTCCACCTACGGCAGCAGGCTGCACGGCGAGCAGGCCGGCGTAGCCGGGGACCTGGCTGAAATCATCAACTCGACCTATCACGCCGGCGGGCACATCGTCATCCCCAGTTTCGCCCTGGAACGCGCTCAGGAGATACTCTATCACCTTAACGAACTGCTCGTCGGCGGCAAGATTCCGCATCTGCCCGTCTATCTCGACAGCCCGATGGCGATCAAGATAACCGAGATATTCAAGGACTATCCCGCCGTCTACGACCGGGATATGACCCGGCTGCTGGAGTTGAACCGGTCTCCCTTCCGCTTCCCCGGACTTAAGATGACCACCAGCACCGATGATTCCAAGGCCATCAACACACTTAATCACCCGGCCATCATCATCGCGGGCTCCGGCATGTGTACCGGCGGGCGGATCAAGCACCACCTGGTCAATAACATCTCCCGTCCCGAGAGCACGATACTTTTTATCGGCTATCAGGCTCATGGCACCCTGGGGCGGCACATCGTCGAGGGCAGCCCGGAGGTGAGAATACTGGGTCAGAAGAGGCGGGTCCGGGCCCGGATAGAGCAGTTGGACGGCCTTTCCGCGCATGCCGACCGGGACGAGCTGATCAAGTGGCTGTCTGCCTTTGAGCATACCCCGAGGCAGGCTTTTGTCACCCATGGCGATGCCAAAGTGACTAAGGATTTTGCCAGTCATATCAGGAATAAGCTGGGCTGGCGGGTCTCTCCCCCCAAATACAGGTCTCAGGTTATCCTGGACTAA
- a CDS encoding DUF3786 domain-containing protein has product MENSRLPLPHQRHYEQAYGLAYRLAAEELNRRDISKLCAMSGARYLEGGAPMAIALTYLNRSYWITLPDVDITPAGSQEPVSIREKVLMLHYLTLARRTPAAGRAITFKELPEGPVYFPTFAKRTLDPLLARFGKEPDRMLDAAEKLGGRRADYGDTAVAIQAFPFVTITPVLWRGDAEFAPSASIIFDSGITDYLSTEDITVLCETVVWKLIKSLA; this is encoded by the coding sequence ATGGAAAACAGCCGTCTTCCACTTCCCCACCAGCGTCACTATGAACAGGCCTATGGCCTGGCCTATCGGCTCGCTGCTGAAGAGCTTAACCGCCGTGATATCAGCAAGCTGTGCGCTATGAGCGGTGCCCGCTATCTCGAGGGCGGCGCCCCGATGGCTATCGCCCTTACCTACCTCAACCGGTCGTACTGGATTACCCTGCCCGATGTCGATATCACTCCGGCCGGCAGTCAGGAGCCGGTGTCGATCAGAGAGAAGGTCCTGATGCTGCACTACCTGACTCTGGCCCGGAGAACTCCGGCCGCCGGCAGGGCCATCACCTTCAAGGAGCTGCCCGAAGGGCCGGTTTATTTCCCGACCTTTGCCAAGAGAACGTTGGATCCGCTGCTGGCCCGCTTCGGCAAAGAGCCCGACCGGATGCTCGACGCTGCTGAAAAGCTGGGCGGTCGTAGGGCGGACTACGGTGATACGGCGGTAGCTATCCAGGCCTTCCCTTTCGTAACGATAACGCCGGTCCTGTGGAGAGGCGACGCCGAGTTTGCTCCTTCAGCGAGCATAATCTTCGACTCCGGTATTACCGATTACCTGTCTACCGAGGACATCACCGTGCTCTGTGAGACCGTAGTCTGGAAGTTGATCAAGTCGCTGGCATAA
- the acsC gene encoding acetyl-CoA decarbonylase/synthase complex subunit gamma, whose product MPLTGIEIFKLLPKTNCGECGVPTCLAFAMGLAAGKAELSSCPYVSDQAREKLSEASAPPVATVTIGTGPRALKVGGETVMFRHEKRFENPPGFAILISDTMSDAEVDNRLARSDISYERVGVILRPELVALKCDSGDAARFAALSGRVKEKSDVGIILMSDDPAVLASGLKACADRRPLIYAAGKDNLESVAELAKAHSCPVVVKGSGLEELSQLTARLTGAGVKDIVIDSGARSVRRALEDQVNIRSLALNKKFRPLGFPTIVFPAEMTGDPMKEALIASMFIAKYGGIVVLSDFQGESLFPLLVERMNIYTDPQRPLATTAGIYEIGGPDENSPVLLTCNFSLTYFIVSGEIESSRVSSYLIVMDTEGLSVLTAWAAGKFSADVIGTFVKKCAIGDRIKHRKLTIPGYLAVESGGLEEELPGWEIQVGPREGAHITAYLKAWQG is encoded by the coding sequence ATGCCACTTACCGGAATAGAGATATTCAAGCTGCTTCCCAAGACGAACTGCGGCGAGTGTGGAGTGCCCACCTGCCTTGCCTTTGCCATGGGTCTGGCGGCGGGCAAGGCGGAGCTCTCCTCCTGTCCCTATGTTTCCGATCAGGCCAGGGAGAAGCTGTCGGAGGCCTCAGCACCGCCGGTGGCCACAGTGACCATTGGTACCGGCCCCCGGGCTCTCAAGGTTGGCGGTGAGACGGTTATGTTCCGCCATGAAAAGAGGTTTGAGAACCCCCCGGGGTTTGCCATCCTCATCAGCGATACAATGAGTGATGCTGAGGTCGATAACAGGTTGGCTAGATCCGACATTAGTTATGAGAGGGTAGGGGTCATCCTCCGTCCCGAGCTGGTCGCACTGAAGTGCGATTCCGGAGATGCGGCCCGGTTTGCTGCCCTGTCCGGCAGGGTAAAGGAAAAGAGTGATGTTGGTATTATCCTGATGAGCGATGATCCGGCTGTTCTAGCCTCCGGCCTGAAGGCCTGTGCCGACCGGAGGCCCCTGATATATGCCGCCGGTAAAGATAATCTGGAGTCGGTAGCGGAACTGGCCAAAGCACATTCCTGTCCGGTAGTAGTGAAGGGCTCCGGTCTGGAAGAGCTCAGCCAGCTGACCGCCCGGCTTACCGGAGCCGGCGTTAAGGATATCGTGATCGATTCCGGAGCAAGGTCGGTCCGCCGGGCGTTGGAGGACCAGGTAAACATCAGGAGCCTTGCCCTGAATAAGAAGTTCCGGCCCCTAGGCTTTCCTACCATCGTCTTCCCTGCCGAGATGACTGGTGATCCGATGAAGGAAGCCCTGATTGCCTCCATGTTCATTGCCAAATACGGAGGGATTGTCGTCCTCTCCGATTTTCAAGGGGAGAGCCTGTTCCCCCTGCTTGTGGAGAGGATGAATATCTATACCGACCCCCAGCGTCCTCTGGCGACCACCGCGGGTATTTACGAGATCGGCGGGCCAGACGAGAATTCCCCGGTGTTGCTTACCTGCAACTTCTCCCTGACCTACTTTATTGTCTCCGGTGAGATTGAAAGCAGCCGGGTCTCCAGCTATCTTATCGTTATGGATACCGAAGGTCTTTCCGTCCTGACTGCCTGGGCAGCCGGGAAATTCAGCGCCGATGTCATCGGCACCTTCGTTAAGAAGTGTGCTATCGGTGACCGGATCAAACACAGGAAGCTGACTATCCCCGGCTATCTTGCCGTTGAGAGCGGGGGATTGGAGGAGGAATTACCCGGTTGGGAAATCCAGGTCGGGCCCCGGGAAGGGGCTCACATCACAGCTTATCTTAAAGCCTGGCAGGGATAG
- a CDS encoding methylenetetrahydrofolate reductase, whose amino-acid sequence MRSQLEAGEFTVTAEIVPLKGTDTSGIREAARILKGRVAAANVTDQQSAVMKLGALAACHLALDAGLEIVFEVVTRDRNRIALESDLLSAAVLGLENVLAITGDLPSFGDHPQAKLVYDVDSVQLLEMIKTLNGGHDMVGNELQGTPDFFAGAVVNPGADSEASFELQIIKMAKKIEAGARFFQTQAVFDVRLFEKFMKRVEQEGFKVPVLVGLIPLKNAGMARYMNKNVSGIFVPQDIIDRMAGADDKVKTSIEITAGLLKEMKDMCQGAHLMTLGWDRYVPAILKASGL is encoded by the coding sequence ATGCGATCTCAACTTGAGGCGGGAGAATTTACCGTTACCGCCGAGATAGTCCCGCTGAAGGGGACCGATACCAGCGGGATCCGGGAGGCGGCCAGGATTCTTAAGGGCAGGGTGGCTGCCGCCAACGTTACCGATCAGCAGAGTGCGGTGATGAAGCTGGGAGCGCTGGCTGCCTGTCACCTGGCCTTGGACGCCGGACTCGAGATCGTGTTTGAGGTTGTCACCCGGGACCGTAACCGGATAGCTCTGGAATCGGACCTGCTGAGCGCAGCCGTCCTGGGCCTGGAGAACGTCCTGGCAATCACCGGAGACTTGCCCTCGTTCGGTGATCACCCCCAGGCCAAGCTGGTCTATGATGTGGACTCGGTACAGCTCCTCGAGATGATCAAAACACTGAACGGGGGCCACGATATGGTGGGGAATGAGCTTCAGGGCACGCCCGATTTCTTCGCCGGAGCGGTGGTCAACCCGGGAGCTGATTCCGAAGCCTCCTTCGAGCTGCAGATTATCAAGATGGCGAAAAAGATTGAAGCCGGGGCCAGGTTCTTTCAGACCCAGGCCGTCTTTGATGTTCGGCTCTTCGAGAAGTTCATGAAGAGGGTGGAGCAGGAAGGTTTTAAGGTCCCTGTTCTGGTGGGGTTGATACCCCTCAAGAATGCCGGTATGGCCCGGTATATGAACAAGAATGTCTCGGGTATTTTCGTGCCCCAGGATATTATTGACCGGATGGCCGGTGCCGACGATAAGGTGAAGACCTCGATAGAGATTACCGCCGGATTGCTCAAAGAGATGAAGGATATGTGCCAGGGTGCTCACCTGATGACCCTGGGCTGGGACAGGTACGTACCGGCTATCCTGAAAGCCTCTGGGCTATAA
- a CDS encoding MTH1187 family thiamine-binding protein: MTIAEISVVPIGTGTPSVSQYVARAIAALGQQKNIKYTLTGMGTILEGNLADVLEAVRKMHDSVFGDRVQRVVTTVRIDERRDRESSAEDKMQSVARKLA, encoded by the coding sequence ATGACTATTGCCGAGATATCAGTAGTACCCATTGGAACCGGTACGCCGTCGGTCAGTCAGTATGTGGCCAGAGCAATCGCAGCACTCGGTCAGCAGAAAAACATCAAATACACGCTGACCGGTATGGGGACCATACTGGAGGGTAATCTTGCCGACGTGCTGGAGGCGGTTCGAAAAATGCACGACTCCGTCTTTGGCGACCGGGTGCAGAGAGTGGTCACCACGGTTCGGATTGATGAGCGCCGTGACCGAGAATCATCAGCGGAAGATAAAATGCAATCGGTGGCGAGGAAGCTGGCCTAG
- the acsB gene encoding acetyl-CoA decarbonylase/synthase complex subunit alpha/beta, translating into MSKIIASAAIRGAHKIVGQANQKWREAMDKWGANEPIGFPDTAYYLPVIYGILGLKVEKLGDAGPVLERCRSLLPPPVREEHALPYLAPALDAGMATFFAEEIIEAIRYLEQPDFYTRQEDVTGSTIWLGTADDIILRKRGVEFVDGTAPGFAAIVGAAPNAEIAKKVAQELQEKNLYVFMVGRYNGQGFAEQLLQAGVQIGWPTRLVSFGPDITSAVFAMGFATRVALSFGGVEPGDFRKILIYNKDRVFSFVMPMGYVTDEWYANAVGAVNWGFPTIADTPIPEILPTGICTYEHVVSNIPHDNIVAKAVEVRGLKTSVAEVPIPVAFGPAFEGERIRKGEFYLEMGGNRSPMVELVTSRRMDEVEDGKVEVIGPDIDDVEPGGTLPLAIVVEVAGRELQEDYEPILERQIHHLVNYAQGVWHSGQRDIAWMRISNTAKEKGFKIGHIGSLLHAKLHQSFGRIFDKLQVKLYTDEDGVRQVLEQSKAIYAARDARIEGMTDETTDTYYSCLLCQSFAPSHVCVITPEKTGLCGSYNWMDCKAAFEINPTGPNQPIEKGEALDTKLGMWQGVNDFIYKASRGNLDHYCMYSIVNDPWTTCGCCECVAAVLPLCNGVMTVNREFTGMTPCGMKFTTLAGTIGGGISTPGFIGHGKYNICQRKFISADGGLLRMVWMPKMLKEELRERIRARADELGVPDLFDRIADETVGCTEEEILPFLQEKEHPALNMESILD; encoded by the coding sequence GTGTCGAAGATAATCGCATCAGCTGCTATCCGCGGAGCCCACAAGATTGTAGGACAGGCTAATCAGAAGTGGCGGGAGGCAATGGATAAGTGGGGAGCTAATGAGCCGATAGGCTTTCCCGATACCGCCTACTATCTGCCGGTAATCTACGGAATACTGGGACTTAAGGTGGAGAAGCTGGGTGACGCCGGGCCGGTACTGGAAAGATGTCGCTCTCTGCTGCCGCCGCCGGTAAGAGAAGAGCATGCTCTACCCTATCTGGCGCCGGCGCTTGATGCCGGCATGGCCACCTTCTTCGCTGAGGAAATCATCGAGGCAATCAGGTATCTGGAGCAGCCCGATTTTTACACCAGGCAGGAAGATGTCACCGGGAGTACCATCTGGCTGGGGACTGCCGATGACATTATTCTGAGGAAGCGGGGAGTCGAGTTTGTTGATGGTACTGCCCCCGGCTTTGCCGCTATCGTCGGCGCGGCACCTAATGCGGAGATAGCCAAGAAGGTGGCCCAGGAGCTTCAGGAGAAGAACCTCTATGTTTTTATGGTCGGCCGGTACAACGGTCAGGGGTTTGCCGAGCAGCTGTTGCAGGCCGGCGTACAGATCGGGTGGCCGACCCGACTGGTTTCCTTCGGACCCGATATCACCTCGGCCGTGTTTGCCATGGGCTTTGCTACCAGGGTTGCTCTTTCCTTCGGCGGTGTTGAGCCCGGTGATTTCAGGAAGATACTTATCTATAATAAAGACCGGGTCTTTTCCTTCGTCATGCCGATGGGTTACGTTACCGATGAGTGGTATGCTAATGCGGTGGGAGCGGTCAACTGGGGGTTCCCCACCATTGCCGACACCCCGATACCCGAGATTTTGCCCACCGGTATCTGTACCTATGAGCACGTTGTCTCTAATATCCCGCATGATAATATCGTAGCTAAGGCAGTGGAGGTAAGGGGACTGAAGACCAGTGTTGCCGAGGTACCCATCCCGGTAGCCTTCGGGCCTGCCTTCGAGGGTGAGCGTATACGCAAGGGTGAGTTCTATCTGGAGATGGGTGGCAACCGGTCTCCGATGGTTGAACTGGTAACCTCACGGCGGATGGACGAAGTAGAAGATGGTAAGGTTGAGGTGATCGGTCCCGATATAGACGATGTCGAGCCGGGTGGTACTCTACCGCTGGCGATTGTCGTTGAGGTTGCCGGCAGGGAGCTCCAGGAGGACTACGAACCAATCCTGGAACGCCAGATCCATCACCTGGTTAATTATGCGCAGGGAGTATGGCACAGCGGGCAGCGGGACATTGCCTGGATGCGCATTAGCAACACGGCCAAGGAAAAGGGCTTCAAGATAGGTCATATCGGTTCTTTGCTCCATGCCAAGCTGCACCAGAGCTTCGGACGTATATTCGATAAGCTGCAGGTCAAGCTCTACACCGATGAGGACGGAGTAAGGCAGGTATTGGAGCAGTCAAAGGCAATATATGCCGCCAGGGATGCCCGGATTGAGGGGATGACCGATGAGACTACGGATACCTATTACTCCTGCTTGCTCTGTCAGTCGTTCGCTCCCAGTCATGTCTGTGTCATTACCCCGGAGAAGACTGGCCTCTGCGGTTCTTACAACTGGATGGACTGTAAAGCCGCTTTTGAGATTAACCCTACCGGGCCCAACCAGCCGATAGAGAAGGGTGAGGCTCTTGACACCAAGTTAGGGATGTGGCAGGGGGTTAACGATTTCATCTACAAGGCTTCCCGCGGTAACCTGGACCACTACTGCATGTACAGTATCGTCAATGATCCGTGGACTACCTGTGGGTGCTGTGAGTGTGTCGCTGCCGTCCTGCCCCTGTGCAATGGCGTAATGACGGTAAACCGGGAGTTCACCGGGATGACCCCCTGCGGGATGAAGTTTACTACCCTGGCCGGGACTATCGGCGGTGGCATCAGCACCCCCGGTTTTATCGGTCATGGCAAGTATAATATCTGCCAGAGAAAGTTCATAAGTGCCGATGGCGGCCTGTTGAGGATGGTCTGGATGCCTAAGATGCTCAAGGAAGAGCTTCGCGAACGTATCCGGGCCAGGGCCGATGAGCTCGGTGTTCCCGACCTGTTTGACAGGATCGCCGACGAAACGGTGGGCTGTACGGAAGAAGAGATTCTCCCCTTCCTTCAGGAGAAGGAACACCCTGCCCTGAACATGGAGTCGATACTGGACTAA
- a CDS encoding dihydropteroate synthase: protein MRRAVILIGENINIVSTTLGPAFKKRTPGPVQEMVRAQVEAGMDYLDLNIGPARRAGEDLMEWVVKTVRDVTDKPLSLDTTNPAAIEAGLRICGDDRALVNSISLVRMEAGFPLVKRYGAEMIGLLWGREGMPRDAAERGMIAAELVYEANKAGIPNEDIWLDPIVTPASSADTNQVQPCLEFMSMLQDIAPGCKSTVGLSNVSNGTPKDLRPYLNRTYLMMLMKYGLHSAIVDAFDSELIEIARGRRPDLVDLVQRLMDGEGPDLASLDQEETRYAKTVRVLTGESLYSVSWLEV from the coding sequence GTGAGGAGAGCGGTGATTCTGATCGGAGAAAATATTAATATCGTATCGACCACTCTCGGGCCTGCCTTTAAGAAAAGAACCCCCGGGCCGGTTCAGGAGATGGTTCGGGCCCAGGTCGAGGCCGGGATGGACTACCTTGACCTCAATATCGGCCCCGCCCGCCGGGCGGGAGAGGATTTGATGGAATGGGTAGTCAAGACCGTGCGCGATGTTACCGATAAGCCCCTGTCCCTTGATACGACTAACCCGGCGGCGATAGAAGCCGGGCTGAGGATCTGTGGAGATGACCGGGCGCTGGTTAACTCGATATCCCTGGTCCGGATGGAAGCAGGATTTCCCCTAGTCAAGCGTTATGGTGCCGAGATGATTGGCCTCTTGTGGGGCAGAGAGGGAATGCCCCGGGATGCTGCGGAAAGAGGCATGATAGCGGCGGAGCTTGTCTATGAAGCGAACAAAGCGGGGATACCCAATGAGGATATCTGGCTCGACCCGATTGTGACCCCGGCCAGCAGTGCCGATACTAACCAGGTACAGCCCTGTCTGGAGTTTATGAGTATGCTTCAGGATATTGCTCCGGGTTGCAAGTCTACCGTGGGGCTGTCCAATGTCTCCAACGGAACTCCTAAGGATCTCCGGCCGTATCTCAACCGGACCTATTTGATGATGTTGATGAAATACGGGCTGCACTCGGCAATAGTGGATGCCTTTGACTCCGAGTTGATTGAAATTGCCCGGGGCAGGCGGCCGGACCTGGTTGATCTGGTACAACGTTTGATGGACGGCGAGGGGCCGGACCTTGCCTCTTTGGATCAAGAGGAGACCAGGTACGCAAAAACGGTCAGAGTACTTACCGGCGAGTCGCTCTATTCCGTTTCCTGGCTTGAGGTGTAG